The sequence below is a genomic window from Penaeus monodon isolate SGIC_2016 unplaced genomic scaffold, NSTDA_Pmon_1 PmonScaffold_12688, whole genome shotgun sequence.
ACCAAGAGTAACACAGGAAATACTAGGTACATAACTTCTTTTTAACATATTTAATACTTCTCTTCCACAAAAAAGATATCTTAGAACTCATAGAAGTCAGGTTTCATTATTTATTCCTTCTCAAAATAAACACTTAAAATGTTTTGAAGTCGAGAAAACGAAAATTAGGCCTGTCCTGACATCTGTTTAATTTCTGAGATAAGGCGACGGTTGTACTCTCTTGGTTCAAGGGGGCTGCAGGCTACTACTGTCGTCTTCAATCTGCTCTCATCCTATGGGAAAGCCAAAAGGAAtggttatcattacaatcattattatcatcatgaattagattactactactacaactattactattactatggttattgagaagaagaaaaagaagaagaagatgaagaaaaaaaatatatatatataaaatatacttatatacatatatatatatacttattattattattttttttttacagaatatttTTGTAGTCATTAGAGAACTGAAGATCAAACTAAGCAGCATGGAAATCTAAACCAAACTAAACTCACATTGTAAGTCTCCATTTTGACACGAAGCTTGAAGGAAAAGTTCTTGAAAGCTGCGTCTGTGAAGATGTTTTGGAAGTTGTCTGGGTTATTCTCTCGCATGAAGCCTAGTTCTGAGCTGGTGGTTCCAAGGAGCATCTCAGCCTGATCTTGGAAAACTGTTACCCATTGATTGTCTGATATATCAGCAAGGTTGGCCTGCAGGGGAagacaagaggagaaagagattatATGAAATGGAGCGTTTAGGCTTTTAAAAAGGTTATCttataagggagggggggaagtatacagcaaaattaaatattttcatatgaatgataactcataaaaaataattctcaacataaaaaaatatatcacaaaactCACAGACAACATCAATCGCCAGTTGAAGCTATCATATTCGCGGTTACACTTCTCACATCTGTAAAGACCATTGTTCATGTCGACCACCTTCTTGTTGCAACCATCTGAGGGACAAGCTGAATAAAGACAGTTCTCCTTGCGTATCAACACAACAGAAGCCTTTGTGGTGTAATAATCAGCTTGATCTCCACTACCCAAGTTCTCCA
It includes:
- the LOC119569121 gene encoding LOW QUALITY PROTEIN: replication protein A 70 kDa DNA-binding subunit-like (The sequence of the model RefSeq protein was modified relative to this genomic sequence to represent the inferred CDS: inserted 1 base in 1 codon; substituted 1 base at 1 genomic stop codon), which gives rise to MSFVTPCHEASDIPSMQFXFVPLDQLESLEKDTIIDIIGVCKDAMEVASITSKASGKELRKRDVQVVDDTIERXVRLTLWGRQAENFDGTQQPVLAVKGAKLSDFNGRSLSLLSSSTLQINPDIREAHKLKGWFDNGGNTAETVNLSNQRGGGSAGMGSNFKTFGEAKLENLGSGDQADYYTTKASVVLIRKENCLYSACPSDGCNKKVVDMNNGLYRCEKCNREYDSFNWRLMLSANLADISDNQWVTVFQDQAEMLLGTTSSELGFMRENNPDNFQNIFTDAAFKNFSFKLRVKMETYNDESRLKTTVVACSPLEPREYNRRLISEIKQMSGQA